A region from the Thermanaeromonas sp. C210 genome encodes:
- a CDS encoding cell division protein FtsQ/DivIB, translating to MALNMRRRSRRQKRRRLKGLVFSLLIITSLFFFLHSGIFSLQAVEVRGNVRVPEGEVLRLAAVEPGLNLWQLDVRAVAERVRVHPLIEEVQVERRWPHTLVITLREREALALLPAQEGFWVVDGQGYVMEGTSSLRQRELPLISGLELGEDLGPGVCLRDEGLKAALTVLKELSPQDRQQIMEIEAGEADNLLLYLQGQVKVKFGDSGGAEEKWQRLKEALQGAGPLGSLEYIDVSFAGPPVIKVRQER from the coding sequence ATGGCGTTGAATATGAGGAGGCGCTCCCGCCGGCAGAAAAGAAGGCGCCTGAAGGGCCTTGTCTTCAGTTTGTTAATCATCACGTCCTTATTTTTTTTCCTTCATTCGGGTATCTTCAGTTTGCAGGCGGTGGAGGTTAGAGGCAACGTCAGGGTGCCGGAGGGGGAGGTTCTTCGCCTGGCCGCCGTGGAGCCCGGCCTGAACCTCTGGCAGCTGGATGTCAGGGCCGTGGCCGAACGCGTGAGGGTGCATCCTTTAATCGAAGAGGTGCAGGTGGAGCGCCGCTGGCCCCACACCCTCGTGATCACCCTGCGCGAGCGAGAGGCCCTAGCCCTTCTGCCGGCCCAGGAGGGGTTCTGGGTAGTGGATGGCCAGGGGTACGTTATGGAAGGGACTTCCAGTCTACGCCAGCGGGAGCTGCCGTTGATTTCAGGCCTGGAGTTAGGGGAAGACTTAGGGCCCGGCGTTTGTTTGCGTGACGAAGGCCTTAAGGCGGCCCTGACGGTCTTGAAGGAGCTCTCTCCCCAAGATCGTCAGCAAATAATGGAGATAGAAGCGGGGGAGGCCGACAACCTGTTGCTTTATTTGCAGGGACAGGTTAAAGTTAAGTTTGGCGATAGCGGTGGCGCGGAGGAAAAGTGGCAGAGATTAAAGGAGGCCCTACAGGGTGCCGGCCCTTTAGGGTCCTTGGAATACATCGATGTAAGTTTTGCGGGGCCTCCGGTAATCAAGGTCCGGCAAGAAAGGTGA
- the murA gene encoding UDP-N-acetylglucosamine 1-carboxyvinyltransferase, whose amino-acid sequence MERLVIVGGNRLEGELRVSGAKNAVLPLIAATLLTRKPCVLEGVPDLRDVAVMMEVASFLGAEVKKEGESLYIHPAGAASREILPPLMRRLRASNLVMGPLLGRWHYFKVAYPGGCAIGSRPMDLHLKGFVAMGASIVEKQGFIEAKASRLRGADILLDFPSVGATENIMMAAVLAEGVTLIRNAAREPEIVDLQNFLNKLGARIQGAGQDVIRIEGVKELTGASHRVIPDRIEAGTYLAAVAGTKGKVFLRGARYDHMAAVIAKLREMGARVEEDPAGIRLEAEGRLKAVDCRTLPYPGFPTDMQPQIMALMTTAKGTSILCESIFENRFRHAAELKRMGADVKIEGKIAVINGVSKLSGAVVEATDLRAGAALVVAGLMAEGVTYVEGVHHLDRGYERMESKFQSLGAQLTREREG is encoded by the coding sequence ATGGAACGTCTGGTTATTGTGGGCGGCAACCGCCTGGAAGGAGAGCTGCGTGTAAGCGGGGCCAAAAACGCCGTACTTCCCCTCATAGCAGCTACTTTATTGACGCGGAAACCTTGTGTCCTGGAGGGAGTACCCGACCTGCGGGACGTTGCTGTTATGATGGAAGTAGCCAGCTTTTTGGGAGCTGAGGTCAAGAAGGAGGGGGAAAGCCTGTACATTCATCCGGCCGGCGCGGCATCCCGCGAAATTCTACCACCGCTGATGCGGCGCCTCCGGGCTTCTAATCTGGTCATGGGGCCTCTTTTGGGACGCTGGCATTACTTTAAAGTAGCCTATCCCGGCGGCTGCGCCATAGGCTCGCGCCCCATGGACCTGCACTTAAAGGGTTTTGTGGCCATGGGGGCCTCTATAGTAGAAAAACAGGGATTTATTGAAGCTAAGGCCTCCAGGCTGCGAGGGGCGGATATCCTTCTTGATTTTCCCAGTGTGGGGGCAACGGAGAATATTATGATGGCCGCGGTGCTTGCCGAGGGAGTTACCTTGATCCGGAACGCGGCCCGTGAGCCCGAAATCGTGGACTTACAAAATTTTCTTAATAAGCTGGGTGCTCGTATTCAAGGTGCCGGCCAAGATGTGATCCGCATAGAGGGCGTCAAGGAGCTAACAGGGGCCAGCCATCGGGTCATTCCGGACCGCATTGAGGCGGGAACTTATCTGGCGGCTGTGGCCGGTACTAAGGGCAAGGTATTCTTGCGGGGGGCCCGGTACGACCATATGGCGGCGGTCATAGCCAAATTGCGGGAGATGGGTGCCCGGGTAGAGGAAGATCCGGCGGGGATCCGCCTGGAAGCAGAAGGACGGCTCAAAGCGGTGGACTGCCGAACCCTGCCATATCCCGGCTTCCCTACCGACATGCAGCCCCAAATAATGGCGTTAATGACCACGGCGAAAGGCACGAGTATCCTGTGCGAGAGCATTTTTGAAAACCGCTTTCGCCATGCAGCAGAACTCAAGCGCATGGGTGCCGATGTAAAGATAGAGGGGAAGATTGCGGTTATTAATGGGGTTTCTAAGTTAAGCGGGGCGGTGGTGGAGGCCACCGATTTGCGGGCAGGAGCAGCCCTGGTAGTGGCGGGGCTGATGGCTGAAGGAGTAACTTACGTAGAAGGGGTGCACCACCTGGACCGTGGTTATGAGAGAATGGAAAGCAAGTTCCAGAGCTTGGGCGCCCAGCTCACCAGGGAGAGAGAGGGTTAG
- the murB gene encoding UDP-N-acetylmuramate dehydrogenase, with amino-acid sequence MKGQSLATELQGRIKGRVLPEEPLARHTTFRIGGPAEFLALPADRTDLEICLTFARQKGLPLYVMGNGSNLLVRDEGVRGLVIKMAGLGRVEVRDRTVWAEGGAPLPLVLAEARRARLTGLEFAAGIPASVGGAVVMNAGTPEGSIGRLVEKVEVLDRDGKALTLGGDELDFKYRESKLKGAGLVVVAAALSLNAGDEKEIVEAIARNLALRRRKQPLNWPNAGSIFKNPPGHYAGWLIEQVGAKGWRQGDAEVSSVHANFIVNRGRATASDVLHLVARIQQAVADKFGIFLETEIEVWGEGP; translated from the coding sequence GTGAAGGGGCAGAGCTTGGCAACTGAGCTTCAAGGCCGGATCAAGGGCCGGGTGCTCCCCGAGGAGCCCCTGGCCAGGCATACTACTTTTCGCATAGGCGGCCCGGCAGAGTTCCTGGCCTTGCCCGCCGACCGTACCGACCTGGAGATTTGCCTCACCTTTGCCCGGCAGAAGGGTCTGCCCCTCTATGTCATGGGGAACGGGTCCAACCTTCTCGTGCGGGATGAGGGGGTGCGGGGGCTGGTGATTAAGATGGCGGGGCTCGGCCGGGTTGAGGTGCGGGACCGGACTGTGTGGGCGGAAGGGGGGGCTCCTTTGCCCCTGGTTCTGGCCGAGGCACGCCGGGCCCGCCTAACGGGTCTGGAATTTGCCGCCGGTATCCCGGCTTCTGTAGGGGGTGCCGTGGTCATGAACGCCGGTACTCCGGAGGGGTCGATAGGGCGGCTGGTGGAAAAAGTGGAAGTGCTGGACCGGGACGGCAAAGCCCTAACCCTTGGTGGTGACGAACTGGATTTTAAGTACCGGGAGAGCAAGTTAAAAGGGGCGGGCCTGGTAGTCGTCGCGGCCGCGCTTTCCCTAAATGCAGGAGACGAAAAGGAAATTGTAGAGGCCATAGCCCGCAACCTGGCCTTGAGGCGTCGCAAGCAGCCCTTAAATTGGCCTAATGCCGGAAGCATTTTCAAGAACCCGCCAGGCCATTATGCCGGATGGCTTATCGAACAGGTGGGAGCCAAAGGATGGCGCCAGGGAGATGCGGAAGTATCATCCGTGCATGCCAATTTCATTGTTAACCGCGGCAGGGCCACGGCTTCGGACGTACTGCACCTGGTGGCCAGGATCCAGCAGGCCGTGGCCGACAAATTCGGCATTTTCCTGGAAACGGAGATAGAGGTATGGGGAGAGGGCCCCTGA
- the murC gene encoding UDP-N-acetylmuramate--L-alanine ligase, with translation MSGKGWTHFIGIGGVGMSGLAQILVAEGQLVSGSDLRENRFTRLLAQRGALIYRGHCADHIAAGVERVVISSAVSPDNPEVREAQERGLPIIKRGQLLAELMERQRGIAVAGAHGKTTTTAMITLTLLEGGLDPTAVVGGYVPELGSNARRGAGPFFVAEADESDGSFLWLRPEIAVATNIEDDHLDYYGSLEAIIKAFATFLGNVKPGGEAVICADDPSLAGIAARLTKNGITYGLGEGARFQAREINLKGLGSTAKVYCGSRFLGSLELNVPGKHNVVNALAAVAVGHSLGLPFSTIQAGLVGFRGVERRFQILEGKGSIWVVDDYAHHPTEVRATLAAARQVGARRVVVVFQPHRYTRTLHLHRQLGQSLCQADLVIINEIYSAGEKPMPGVTAELIVNSLLEAGHSAVYYLPTAGETLEFLQKNCRPGDLVLTLGAGDVNRVGEELVCYLNGSGPGRGGAEG, from the coding sequence TTGTCGGGTAAGGGTTGGACCCATTTTATCGGCATCGGCGGAGTGGGCATGAGCGGGCTAGCCCAGATCCTGGTGGCCGAAGGCCAGTTGGTATCCGGATCCGACCTGAGGGAGAACAGGTTTACGCGCTTGCTGGCCCAGCGCGGGGCCCTCATTTACCGCGGCCACTGTGCCGACCATATAGCAGCAGGTGTGGAGCGAGTCGTTATATCTTCCGCCGTATCCCCGGATAATCCCGAAGTCCGGGAGGCGCAGGAGAGGGGCCTCCCGATAATCAAAAGGGGGCAGCTCCTGGCCGAACTCATGGAGCGGCAAAGGGGTATTGCGGTAGCGGGGGCTCACGGCAAGACGACGACCACGGCCATGATCACCCTCACCCTGCTGGAGGGCGGATTGGATCCCACGGCAGTGGTGGGAGGATATGTTCCGGAACTGGGAAGTAACGCCCGGCGGGGGGCCGGTCCCTTTTTCGTGGCCGAGGCCGATGAGAGCGACGGTTCCTTTCTCTGGTTAAGGCCGGAGATAGCGGTAGCCACCAACATAGAAGACGATCACCTTGACTACTACGGTAGCCTGGAAGCCATAATTAAGGCCTTCGCCACCTTTCTAGGCAACGTAAAGCCGGGAGGGGAGGCGGTTATTTGCGCAGACGATCCCTCTTTAGCAGGGATAGCCGCTAGGCTTACAAAAAATGGCATCACCTACGGCCTGGGGGAAGGGGCCCGGTTTCAAGCCAGGGAAATTAATCTAAAGGGATTGGGAAGCACGGCTAAAGTATATTGCGGCTCACGGTTTCTGGGGAGCCTGGAGCTCAACGTTCCCGGCAAGCACAACGTCGTTAACGCCCTGGCGGCCGTAGCCGTGGGCCATAGTCTCGGGTTGCCCTTCTCCACCATACAGGCCGGCCTGGTTGGCTTCCGTGGTGTAGAGCGCCGGTTTCAAATTTTAGAAGGCAAGGGCAGTATTTGGGTGGTGGATGATTATGCCCATCATCCCACGGAGGTCAGGGCCACCCTGGCGGCGGCCAGGCAGGTTGGGGCCCGGCGGGTGGTGGTGGTCTTCCAGCCCCACCGCTACACCCGCACCCTTCACCTGCACCGGCAACTGGGCCAGTCCCTCTGCCAGGCGGACCTGGTAATCATTAATGAAATATATTCTGCCGGGGAAAAACCTATGCCGGGCGTTACCGCGGAGTTAATCGTAAACTCCCTCCTGGAGGCAGGCCATTCCGCCGTCTACTATCTGCCTACGGCTGGCGAAACCCTGGAGTTTTTGCAGAAGAACTGCCGGCCTGGTGATCTGGTGTTAACTTTAGGCGCCGGCGATGTGAACCGGGTAGGAGAAGAGCTGGTCTGCTACCTCAACGGTTCTGGGCCGGGTAGAGGCGGGGCGGAGGGCTAG